Proteins from a genomic interval of Sugiyamaella lignohabitans strain CBS 10342 chromosome C, complete sequence:
- a CDS encoding carbonyl reductase (NADPH-dependent) (Putative dihydrokaempferol 4-reductase; GO_component: GO:0005575 - cellular_component [Evidence ND]; GO_function: GO:0004090 - carbonyl reductase (NADPH) activity [Evidence ISA] [PMID 19577617]; GO_function: GO:0003824 - catalytic activity [Evidence IEA]; GO_function: GO:0050662 - coenzyme binding [Evidence IEA]; GO_function: GO:0016491 - oxidoreductase activity [Evidence IEA]; GO_process: GO:0008150 - biological_process [Evidence ND]; GO_process: GO:0044237 - cellular metabolic process [Evidence IEA]; GO_process: GO:0055114 - oxidation-reduction process [Evidence IEA]), with protein MVKVLLTGGSGFIAAHVLDILIEKGYEVVTTVRSQQKGQKILDAHPKVSKDKLSYVIVEDIAQPGAFDEAVKSEPGFDAVIHTASPFHFNVVDPVKDLLDPAVNGTVGILKAIKAHAPTVKRVAITSSFASIINASQHPETYSEKDWNPVTWEQATDPKDPATTYRGSKTFAEKAAWDFVEKEKPNFTITTLCPPLVLGPIVHYLNSLDAINTSNARVRDFIQGKYKGQSELPPTGTFIWVDVRDLALSHVLAIEKSEAENQRFFITAGYFSNKKIVEAIRKSHPELSDKLPLSSAKDDTPEGVYGYDNSKSIKLLGLKYSPFDAAIKDTVDSLLEVGA; from the coding sequence ATGGTCAAGGTATTGCTTACTGGAGGCAGTGGATTCATTGCTGCTCACGTTCTCGACATTCTTATTGAGAAGGGCTATGAGGTTGTCACTACAGTGAGATCTCAGCAAAAGGGTCAGAAAATCCTTGATGCTCATCCCAAGGTTTCTAAAGATAAACTGTCATATGTCATTGTTGAGGATATTGCTCAGCCAGGTGCTTTCGACGAGGCTGTCAAATCGGAACCTGGTTTCGACGCCGTTATTCACACTGCTAGTCCTTTCCACTTCAATGTCGTCGATCCTGTTAAGGACTTGCTCGATCCTGCTGTAAATGGTACTGTCGGTATTTTAAAGGCTATTAAAGCTCATGCTCCAACTGTTAAGCGGGTTGCTATCACTTCTTCTTTCGCTTCCATCATCAACGCTTCTCAACACCCTGAAACTTACTCTGAAAAGGACTGGAATCCTGTCACTTGGGAACAGGCTACCGATCCTAAAGATCCTGCTACTACTTACAGAGGTAGCAAGACTTTTGCTGAAAAGGCTGCCTGGGACTTtgttgagaaagaaaagcccaatttcaccatcaccaccctGTGTCCTCCTCTGGTATTGGGTCCTATTGTACACTATCTCAATTCGCTCGATGCTATTAACACATCTAATGCTAGAGTTCGTGACTTTATTCAAGGAAAGTACAAAGGTCAATCCGAATTGCCTCCTACTGGAACGTTTATCTGGGTTGATGTAAGAGACTTGGCTCTTTCCCATGTATTGGCAATTGAAAAGTCTGAAGCTGAAAACCAAAGATTCTTCATCACTGCTGGTTATTTCAGCAACAAGAAGATTGTAGAAGCTATCCGCAAGAGTCACCCCGAACTCTCTGACAAACTGCCTCTTTCTTCTGCCAAGGATGACACTCCTGAAGGAGTCTATGGCTATGACAATTCCAAGTCCATTAAACTGCTTGGTCTCAAATACAGTCCATTCGACGCTGCTATCAAGGACACCGTCGACTCTCTGCTTGAGGTTGGCGCTTAG
- the PMC1 gene encoding calcium-transporting ATPase PMC1 (Vacuolar Ca2+ ATPase involved in depleting cytosol of Ca2+ ions; prevents growth inhibition by activation of calcineurin in the presence of elevated concentrations of calcium; similar to mammalian PMCA1a; GO_component: GO:0000329 - fungal-type vacuole membrane [Evidence IDA] [PMID 24124599]; GO_component: GO:0000329 - fungal-type vacuole membrane [Evidence IDA] [PMID 7507493]; GO_component: GO:0016021 - integral component of membrane [Evidence IEA,IEA]; GO_component: GO:0016021 - integral component of membrane [Evidence ISM] [PMID 12192589]; GO_component: GO:0016020 - membrane [Evidence IEA,IEA]; GO_component: GO:0005774 - vacuolar membrane [Evidence IEA]; GO_component: GO:0005773 - vacuole [Evidence IEA]; GO_function: GO:0005524 - ATP binding [Evidence IEA,IEA]; GO_function: GO:0005388 - calcium-transporting ATPase activity [Evidence IEA,IEA]; GO_function: GO:0005388 - calcium-transporting ATPase activity [Evidence IMP] [PMID 10431803]; GO_function: GO:0005388 - calcium-transporting ATPase activity [Evidence IGI] [PMID 7507493]; GO_function: GO:0019829 - cation-transporting ATPase activity [Evidence IEA]; GO_function: GO:0016787 - hydrolase activity [Evidence IEA]; GO_function: GO:0046872 - metal ion binding [Evidence IEA]; GO_function: GO:0000166 - nucleotide binding [Evidence IEA,IEA]; GO_process: GO:0070588 - calcium ion transmembrane transport [Evidence IEA]; GO_process: GO:0006816 - calcium ion transport [Evidence IEA]; GO_process: GO:0006816 - calcium ion transport [Evidence IMP] [PMID 15280017]; GO_process: GO:0006816 - calcium ion transport [Evidence IMP] [PMID 7507493]; GO_process: GO:0006812 - cation transport [Evidence IEA]; GO_process: GO:0006874 - cellular calcium ion homeostasis [Evidence IMP] [PMID 7507493]; GO_process: GO:0006811 - ion transport [Evidence IEA]; GO_process: GO:0008152 - metabolic process [Evidence IEA]; GO_process: GO:0055085 - transmembrane transport [Evidence IMP] [PMID 7507493]; GO_process: GO:0006810 - transport [Evidence IEA]), which translates to MAAIATQEGKDWSADAKKILEEHREAEFEKKLPIGGGDVGFRYSPDQLNSLVDPKNAFVLREMGGIEGLAGGLGVDLNTGLTDQQATDSTRLDVYGRNVLPERKTKSLLKLMWIALQDKVLIILSVAAVVSLALGIYETVGEPPEYDDQGHKLPKVDWVEGVAILVAVVIVVTVGAVNDWQKERQFAKLNKKKEDRKVKAIRNGKPSEISVYDVVVGDILLVEPGEMIPTDGILVNGYNIKCDESSASGESDTMKKHPAKEVVDAIDHKSQGLNPQSKELDAFMLSGAKVLEGTGQFLTIAVGEKSLHGRTMMSLQDEPEATPLQEKLNNIAEGIAKLGFAAAIVLFVALMIRFFVQLPGSVKTPSQKGEEFMTIFITAVTIVVVAVPEGLPLAVTLALAFATTRMVKDNNLVRVLKSCETMGGATTICSDKTGTLTQNRMSVVAATVGFKSCEASIDGPADDQEVPVGDKSLEKSHDKNYDTASEDVLSPSQLVGILPETQFTTLLDSIALNSSAFEDNSPEATEPFLGSKTETALLGFARNYMNLGELLKYRQAADIVQVFPFDSAKKFMATIVRTSSGSYQVLLKGASEVVLSRCTQILDTDSFTNTNLTAEHLEFINNQINLYASKSLRTIGLVYKDLPADWSPDAPYALEENTLFKDMTFLTLVGIKDPLRPGVKQAVADCKTAGVVVRMVTGDNINTARAIALDCGILTSANNEDEIVMEGPEFRKLNPFELNSVVPKLRVLARSSPQDKRKLVKFLKSLDETVAVTGDGTNDAPALKLADIGFSMGIAGTEVAKEASDVILMDDNFGSIVKAIKWGRTVNDAVKKFLQFQLTVNVTAVLLTFISAVADSDDTSVLTAVQLLWVNLIMDTFAALALATDPPSDSVLHRKPDNRKASLITVTMWKMILGQAIFQLIVTFVLHFAGSQIFNVDTSVGRNKEQLSAMVFNTFVWLQFFNMFVNRRLDNHQNIFEGVHRNIFFILIAAIIGGMQIVIMFVGGAAFSVVKQTGAMWGTALICGMISIPAGVILRLVPDEWVAKLYPARAVNWAMSLLPRKKSSKGPEIIVDEESTMGDPQQYVWPAGIEQVRRELVFLKTVRGGRVLQLNFKPKSIYNSWKEALTPSSASTNSINSPHSPSSTLAPNSYFTDYHSNSNNGGNFLSVPGRRKGSNIAALAVVPAVVGGAIGGWSPELSTNPPPPSSPDSPKNKK; encoded by the coding sequence ATGGCAGCTATTGCGACACAGGAAGGAAAAGACTGGAGTGCTGATGCGAAGAAGATATTAGAAGAGCACCGAGAGGCCGAGTtcgagaagaagctgccgaTAGGAGGAGGAGATGTAGGGTTTAGGTACTCTCCAGACCAGCTAAATAGCCTGGTGGATCCGAAAAATGCATTTGTTTTGAGAGAGATGGGCGGAATTGAAGGTCTGGCGGGTGGTTTAGGTGTGGATTTAAACACTGGTTTGACGGACCAGCAGGCGACTGATAGCACTAGATTGGACGTTTATGGTCGTAATGTGCTTCCTGAAAGGAAAACCAAGAGTTTGCTCAAACTCATGTGGATTGCATTACAGGATAAGGTGCTGATTATCTTGTCAGTAGCTGCGGTTGTATCGCTGGCTCTGGGTATTTATGAGACTGTAGGTGAACCTCCAGAGTATGACGATCAGGGCCATAAACTGCCGAAGGTCGACTGGGTTGAAGGTGTGGCTATTTTAGTGGCAGTGGTGATTGTTGTGACTGTCGGTGCAGTTAATGATTGGCAGAAAGAACGACAATTTGCTAAGCTGAAtaagaagaaagaagaccGGAAAGTCAAGGCTATTCGAAACGGAAAGCCTAGTGAAATTAGTGTGTACGATGTAGTGGTAGGAGATATTCTTCTGGTTGAGCCTGGTGAGATGATTCCTACTGATGGTATTCTTGTCAATGGATATAATATCAAGTGTGATGAATCGTCTGCTAGTGGTGAGTCTGATACTATGAAGAAACATCCCGCCAAGGAGGTTGTAGACGCTATTGATCATAAATCGCAGGGATTGAATCCTCAGTCGAAAGAATTGGATGCGTTTATGCTTTCCGGTGCCAAGGTTTTAGAAGGTACAGGACAGTTTTTGACGATTGCTGTGGGTGAAAAGTCGCTTCATGGAAGGACAATGATGTCGCTTCAAGACGAGCCCGAGGCGACTCCTTTACAGGAGAAACTAAATAATATTGCCGAAGGTATTGCCAAGCTTGgttttgctgctgctattgtcTTGTTTGTGGCTCTTATGATTCGTTTCTTTGTCCAGTTGCCAGGATCTGTCAAGACTCCTTCACAAAAGGGTGAGGAGTTTATGACTATTTTCATTACTGCTGTTACTATTGTGGTTGTGGCTGTGCCTGAAGGTCTACCGTTGGCAGTGACTCTGGCTCTGGCATTTGCTACTACTCGTATGGTCAAGGATAATAACCTCGTTCGTGTGTTGAAATCTTGTGAGACTATGGGTGGTGCTACGACCATTTGTTCCGATAAAACTGGTACACTGACTCAGAACCGTATGTcagttgttgctgctacaGTTGGTTTCAAGAGCTGTGAAGCCAGTATTGACGGTCCTGCTGATGACCAGGAAGTGCCTGTGGGTGACAAGAGTCTTGAAAAGAGTCATGATAAGAACTACGACACTGCTAGTGAAGACGTTCTGTCTCCTAGCCAGCTTGTTGGTATCTTGCCAGAAACCCAATTCACTACACTACTCGACTCAATTGCTCTTAATTCGTCTGCATTTGAAGATAACAGTCCTGAAGCGACTGAGCCGTTTTTGGGATCCAAGACCGAGACCGCTTTACTAGGATTTGCAAGAAATTATATGAACCTTGGTGAGCTGCTTAAATACAGACAAGCAGCCGACATTGTACAAGTATTTCCATTTGATTCCGCCAAGAAGTTCATGGCAACCATTGTTCGCACCTCGAGCGGTAGCTACCAGGTTCTGCTTAAAGGAGCGTCGGAAGTGGTTCTTAGCCGATGTACCCAAATTCTCGATACCGATTCATTCACTAATACCAACCTAACAGCCGAACATCTCGAATTTATCAACAACCAAATTAACCTGTACGCATCAAAATCGCTTCGAACCATCGGTCTTGTATATAAAGACTTGCCAGCCGACTGGTCTCCCGATGCTCCTTATGCACTGGAAGAAAACACCTTGTTCAAAGACATGACCTTTTTGACCCTGGTTGGTATTAAGGATCCTCTTCGACCCGGTGTCAAGCAAGCTGTGGCCGATTGTAAAACTGCTGGCGTCGTTGTTCGTATGGTTACTggtgataatatcaatacTGCTCGTGCCATTGCTCTTGACTGTGGTATTTTGACTTCTGCCAACAACGAAGACGAAATCGTCATGGAGGGACCAGAGTTCCGGAAACTCAATCCTTTTGAACTCAACAGTGTCGTTCCTAAACTGCGAGTTCTCGCCAGATCGTCTCCACAAGACAAACGAAAGCTTGTCAAGTTTCTGAAATCTTTAGATGAAACTGTGGCTGTTACCGGTGACGGTACCAACGATGCACCCGCACTTAAACTTGCTGATATTGGTTTCTCTATGGGAATTGCTGGTACCGAAGTTGCTAAAGAAGCATCCGATGTTATTCTCATGGACGACAATTTCGGAAGTATTGTCAAAGCCATTAAATGGGGTCGTACTGTCAACGATGCTGTTAAGAAGTTCCTCCAGTTCCAATTGACTGTTAACGTGACTGCTGTTCTATTAACATTCATCTCTGCTGTTGCCGACTCCGATGACACTTCTGTTCTTACTGCCGTTCAACTGCTGTGGGTGAATCTTATCATGGACACCTTTGCTGCTCTTGCCCTTGCCACTGATCCTCCATCCGACTCTGTACTACATCGTAAGCCCGACAATCGTAAAGCATCTCTCATCACTGTTACCATGTGGAAGATGATTCTCGGACAAGCAATATTCCAACTGATTGTCACCTTTGTTCTGCACTTTGCCGGGTCTCAAATCTTCAATGTCGATACCAGTGTCGGTCGTAATAAGGAACAACTCTCTGCCATGGTGTTTAACACCTTTGTATGGTTGCAATTCTTCAACATGTTTGTCAATCGTCGTTTGGATAACCATCAGAACATCTTTGAGGGTGTTCACCGCAATATTTTCTTCATTCTCATTGCCGCCATCATTGGTGGAATGCAGATTGTGATTATGTTTGtcggtggtgctgccttCAGTGTTGTCAAGCAGACTGGAGCCATGTGGGGCACTGCGCTCATTTGTGGTATGATCTCGATTCCTGCTGGTGTGATTCTTCGTCTTGTTCCCGACGAGTGGGTTGCCAAGCTGTATCCCGCCCGTGCTGTTAACTGGGCCATGAGTCTTCTGCCCCGCAAGAAATCGTCAAAAGGACCCGAAATCATTGTTGACGAGGAGTCTACTATGGGTGATCCTCAACAGTACGTATGGCCTGCCGGAATCGAGCAAGTCAGACGAGAGCTTGTGTTCCTCAAGACCGTTCGTGGAGGCCGTGTTTTGCAGCTCAATTTCAAGCCCAAGAGTATTTACAACTCATGGAAAGAAGCACTCACTCCCTCTTCTGCCTCtaccaacagcatcaatTCACCCCACTCGCCCAGCTCGACCCTGGCCCCCAACTCATACTTTACTGACTACCATTCCAACTCCAATAACGGCGGAAACTTCCTATCCGTTCCGGGCCGTCGCAAGGGCAGCAACATCGCCGCTCTGGCCGTGGTCCCTGCTGTAGTAGGAGGAGCCATTGGCGGCTGGTCGCCCGAACTCTCGACCAACCCGCCCCCACCCTCCTCCCCCGACAGCcccaaaaacaagaaatag
- the YPS1 gene encoding Yps1p (Aspartic protease; member of the yapsin family of proteases involved in cell wall growth and maintenance; attached to the plasma membrane via a glycosylphosphatidylinositol (GPI) anchor; YPS1 has a paralog, MKC7, that arose from the whole genome duplication; GO_component: GO:0031225 - anchored component of membrane [Evidence IEA]; GO_component: GO:0009277 - fungal-type cell wall [Evidence IDA] [PMID 10383953]; GO_component: GO:0016020 - membrane [Evidence IEA]; GO_component: GO:0005886 - plasma membrane [Evidence IEA,IEA]; GO_function: GO:0004190 - aspartic-type endopeptidase activity [Evidence IEA,IEA]; GO_function: GO:0004190 - aspartic-type endopeptidase activity [Evidence IDA] [PMID 8389368]; GO_function: GO:0016787 - hydrolase activity [Evidence IEA]; GO_function: GO:0008233 - peptidase activity [Evidence IEA]; GO_process: GO:0031505 - fungal-type cell wall organization [Evidence IGI] [PMID 16087741]; GO_process: GO:0016485 - protein processing [Evidence IDA] [PMID 8626758]; GO_process: GO:0006508 - proteolysis [Evidence IEA,IEA]): protein MFFQAPVAILTLATLCAAAPANHKGYLSAKTKLHHVSHGNFTKRSSSYETPLGNDIFAYVISFEVGTPPQPIEAAIDTGSADLWIYTTESGQTFPFDTSSSSTYQVLNDDFQINYVSGSASGDWAIDTVNVAGASLTNQQFGSVSVNQNMGCVFGIGYQATEYTDTKYTNIPQNLVDQGYTAHNAYSLYLDDIDAGEGAILFGAVDSDKYSGQLYTVPITSSSSLQVTVSGVTGDNGDSLGGEVTAVLDSGTSLTYLPQDTADSIANYLGATFDSSLGAYLLSDVPTSSITYSFSGALVTVPGSELAIPSSDFGFSNTQPYTLSIFPNSESADITLLGQSFLRSAYVVYDLDSNQISIAQSSWNSDSSNIHVITDSVPGAVSAPGLKNPINHLHHQ from the coding sequence ATGTTCTTCCAAGCACCAGTCGCAATTCTCACTTTGGCCACTCTCTGTGCCGCAGCTCCTGCTAACCACAAAGGTTATCTCTCTGCAAAGACCAAGTTGCACCATGTTTCTCATGGAAACTTCACCAAGCGTTCAAGCTCTTACGAGACTCCTTTAGGCAATGACATCTTTGCTTATGTTATCAGTTTTGAGGTTGGAACACCACCTCAGCCTATTGAAGCAGCCATTGACACTGGTTCGGCCGACCTGTGGATTTATACCACCGAGTCCGGTCAAACATTCCCTTTTGACACCTCGAGTTCATCGACTTATCAGGTGTTGAATGACGACTTCCAGATTAACTATGTATCAGGAAGTGCTTCGGGAGATTGGGCTATTGACACTGTTAATGTGGCAGGAGCCAGTCTCACCAACCAGCAGTTTGgttctgtttctgttaaCCAAAATATGGGTTGTGTATTTGGTATTGGATACCAAGCTACCGAGTATACTGATACTAAATACACCAACATCCCCCAGAACTTGGTTGATCAAGGATACACTGCTCACAATGCTTATTCTTTGTATCTTGATGACATTGATGCAGGTGAGGGAGCTATTCTTTttggtgctgttgacaGTGACAAGTACTCTGGACAATTGTACACCGTTCCAATCACTAGCTCCAGCTCTTTGCAAGTGACAGTGAGTGGAGTTACTGGTGACAATGGCGACAGTCTGGGAGGAGAAGTTACCGCAGTTCTCGACTCGGGCACTTCTCTTACTTACCTTCCACAAGACACTGCCGACAGCATTGCCAACTATCTGGGAGCTACATTTGACAGTAGTCTTGGAGCATATCTTCTGAGTGACGTTCCCACCAGCTCTATTACCTACAGTTTTTCCGGAGCTCTCGTGACCGTACCCGGATCCGAGCTGGCTATTCCCTCTTCCGACTTTGGTTTCAGCAACACCCAGCCATACACCCTTTCTATTTTCCCCAACTCCGAGTCCGCAGATATCACACTTTTGGGTCAGAGTTTCCTGAGAAGTGCCTATGTTGTGTACGACCTCGACAGCAACCAGATCTCCATTGCTCAATCCAGCTGGAACAGCGACTCTTCCAACATCCATGTCATCACCGACTCGGTACCCGGTGCAGTTTCTGCTCCTGGCCTCAAAAATCCAATCAATCACCTCCATCACCAATAG